One window of the Candidatus Nanopelagicales bacterium genome contains the following:
- a CDS encoding GNAT family N-acetyltransferase, which translates to MTDAPREVAGGAPGPDGSGPPAEAQPAQWCRLHLSDRAALPLAGGVVGDAALVLGLGLDDAARLRALTQELCLSVAAEGFPDESVLDIDVALERRAGAVAVVVTDAGAPSHLTRPGAQPPRLTELVRLGFADELSFAALGRQGNRAELVKRLHYANVRAELDEAGEAPVEEVPDDVAERIAYRPLEPEDTLEVARLFHRCYGFTAYYAEEMYEPDRLAELVRAGLHIGTVATVDDRLIGHVSSSVDRPDAKVGVIGELVVDPAYRRFHIAGQLTLQHGMRLLAQGMIGQYSACVTVHPASQKIALKYGGHEVGVLLAAQLPSLSFRDIDDETRGRKAVVWVYAGAGQEPERSVHVPPHYRERVETIYQNANLPRVLVDPGARTPADAPERSELDLQLKAEARTGLVRVVTYGRDFISAVQNQVRELCLHRFDVIRLHLPLADPGTAAYGSGLRELGFSFCGVFPEFLPDGDALVLQYLNDQQVDPDEIQTASDFGAQLLQDVLADYRSTLRLGEERQRSRARLARIYESLS; encoded by the coding sequence ATGACGGACGCACCGCGCGAGGTGGCCGGGGGCGCACCGGGTCCGGACGGTTCCGGGCCACCGGCCGAGGCCCAGCCGGCCCAGTGGTGCCGGCTGCACCTGTCCGACCGGGCTGCGCTCCCCCTCGCCGGGGGTGTCGTCGGCGACGCCGCACTCGTCCTCGGCCTCGGTCTCGACGACGCGGCCCGGCTGCGGGCGCTCACCCAGGAGCTGTGCCTGTCGGTGGCGGCGGAGGGCTTCCCCGACGAGTCCGTCCTCGACATCGACGTGGCGCTGGAGCGTCGCGCGGGCGCGGTCGCGGTCGTGGTCACCGACGCCGGTGCCCCGTCGCACCTGACCCGGCCGGGGGCCCAGCCGCCGCGGCTGACCGAACTGGTGCGCCTGGGCTTCGCCGACGAGCTGTCCTTCGCGGCGCTCGGCCGCCAGGGCAACCGGGCCGAGCTGGTCAAGCGGCTGCACTACGCCAACGTCCGGGCCGAGCTGGACGAGGCCGGCGAGGCCCCGGTCGAGGAGGTGCCCGACGACGTCGCCGAGCGCATCGCCTACCGGCCGCTGGAGCCGGAGGACACCCTGGAGGTCGCCCGGCTGTTCCACCGGTGCTACGGGTTCACGGCCTACTACGCGGAGGAGATGTACGAGCCGGACCGGCTGGCCGAGCTGGTCCGGGCCGGACTGCACATCGGCACCGTGGCGACCGTGGACGACCGGCTGATCGGCCACGTCAGCTCCTCGGTCGACCGGCCGGACGCGAAGGTCGGCGTCATCGGCGAGCTGGTCGTCGACCCCGCCTACCGCCGCTTCCACATCGCCGGGCAGCTGACGCTGCAGCACGGGATGCGGCTGCTGGCCCAAGGGATGATCGGCCAGTACAGCGCCTGTGTGACCGTGCACCCGGCGAGCCAGAAGATCGCCCTGAAGTACGGCGGCCACGAGGTCGGGGTGCTGCTGGCCGCGCAGCTGCCGTCGCTGTCCTTCCGCGACATCGACGACGAGACCCGCGGCCGCAAGGCCGTCGTGTGGGTCTACGCGGGTGCCGGGCAGGAGCCGGAGCGGTCGGTGCACGTGCCACCGCACTACCGGGAGCGGGTCGAGACGATCTACCAGAACGCGAACCTCCCGCGCGTCCTGGTCGACCCCGGCGCCCGCACGCCGGCCGACGCCCCGGAGCGCTCCGAGCTGGACCTGCAGCTGAAGGCCGAGGCACGGACGGGGCTGGTCCGGGTCGTCACCTACGGACGCGACTTCATCTCCGCGGTCCAGAACCAGGTGCGGGAGCTGTGCCTGCACCGGTTCGACGTGATCCGGCTGCACCTGCCGCTGGCCGACCCGGGGACCGCGGCGTACGGCTCGGGGCTGCGCGAGCTGGGCTTCTCGTTCTGCGGGGTGTTCCCCGAGTTCCTGCCCGACGGCGACGCGCTGGTGCTGCAGTACCTCAACGACCAGCAGGTCGACCCGGACGAGATCCAGACCGCGTCGGACTTCGGCGCGCAACTGCTGCAGGACG
- a CDS encoding HAMP domain-containing protein, whose translation MTIRQRYVLRLVLLTLLASAVLAVSTTLMSRARQIDLVVDDARDAARLVAHIADDTTGEVVDQLVRQDGEIEAITVFDEDRNVVVQQGDRGVEPPDVDTLEELLAQATPENPQPVMVEGTTLTTIATVSRPETRLVVIRTSIANATEFIARNVAVSLGLAALVALGAALVAWVTARRLADPISRLDAAADDLQRGEYDAERLEPVTRRSDELGRMARRFDAMAVEVQAREATLRDQVAALQVRIDEGARRQRVDEIVGSEGFADLEDRARRMRERRAERNGRGAGGSRPDDGGSRS comes from the coding sequence ATGACGATCCGCCAGCGGTACGTGCTCCGCCTGGTCCTGCTGACCCTGCTGGCCAGCGCGGTCCTGGCGGTCAGCACGACGCTGATGAGCCGGGCGCGGCAGATCGACCTGGTCGTGGACGACGCCCGCGACGCCGCCCGGCTCGTGGCACACATCGCCGACGACACCACAGGGGAGGTGGTCGACCAGCTGGTCCGCCAGGACGGGGAGATCGAGGCGATCACGGTCTTCGACGAGGACCGCAACGTGGTGGTGCAGCAGGGGGACCGGGGGGTGGAGCCACCCGACGTGGACACGTTGGAGGAGCTGCTCGCGCAGGCCACACCGGAGAACCCCCAGCCGGTGATGGTCGAGGGGACCACGCTCACCACCATCGCGACGGTGTCCCGCCCCGAAACCCGGCTGGTGGTGATCCGGACGTCCATCGCGAATGCCACCGAGTTCATCGCCCGCAACGTGGCGGTCAGCCTGGGGCTGGCCGCGCTGGTGGCCCTGGGCGCGGCGCTGGTCGCCTGGGTCACGGCGCGGCGGCTGGCCGACCCGATCTCCCGGCTGGACGCGGCCGCGGACGACTTGCAGCGCGGGGAGTACGACGCCGAACGGCTCGAGCCGGTGACGAGGCGCTCCGACGAGCTGGGCCGGATGGCCCGCCGCTTCGACGCGATGGCGGTCGAGGTGCAGGCGCGGGAGGCGACCCTGCGCGACCAGGTCGCCGCACTGCAGGTGCGCATCGACGAGGGGGCCCGTCGGCAGCGGGTCGACGAGATCGTCGGCTCCGAGGGCTTCGCGGACCTGGAGGACCGGGCGCGCCGGATGCGCGAGCGTCGCGCCGAGAGGAACGGTCGTGGGGCGGGCGGGTCCCGACCCGACGATGGAGGGAGTCGGTCATGA
- a CDS encoding MinD/ParA family protein: MTMIVAVHSFRGGTGKSNITANVAGQLAEAGRRVGVIDTDIQSPGIHVLFGFGDEARPDHTLNEFLDGTAAITDVATDVTDRLPGDPKGRLLLVPSSVKPQDITAILQSGYDVERLNDALLELGSAYDLDVLLIDTHPGLNEETLLTSAICDVLVVILRPDNQDYQGTAVTLDVAARLGVPDRVLIVNKIYAGIDPEIVVERVRTAYGLPVVAALPLSEDVAGNASSGLFSLSHPDHPWSRGVAALAARLTATR; the protein is encoded by the coding sequence ATGACGATGATCGTGGCGGTCCACTCGTTCCGCGGGGGCACCGGCAAGAGCAACATCACCGCGAACGTCGCCGGCCAGCTGGCCGAGGCCGGCCGTCGCGTGGGGGTGATCGACACCGACATCCAGTCGCCGGGAATCCACGTGCTGTTCGGGTTCGGGGACGAGGCCCGGCCGGACCACACGCTCAACGAGTTCCTGGACGGGACAGCCGCCATCACCGACGTCGCGACCGACGTGACCGACCGGCTGCCGGGGGACCCGAAGGGGCGGCTGCTGCTGGTGCCGTCCTCGGTGAAGCCGCAGGACATCACCGCGATCCTGCAGAGCGGCTACGACGTCGAGCGGCTCAACGACGCGCTGCTGGAGCTGGGCTCCGCGTACGACCTGGACGTGCTTCTCATCGACACGCACCCGGGACTGAACGAGGAGACCCTGCTGACCAGCGCGATCTGCGACGTGCTCGTGGTCATCCTGCGCCCGGACAACCAGGACTACCAGGGCACGGCCGTCACCCTCGACGTCGCGGCCCGCCTGGGCGTACCGGACCGGGTCCTCATCGTGAACAAGATCTACGCCGGCATCGACCCCGAGATCGTCGTGGAGCGGGTGCGTACGGCGTACGGCCTGCCGGTGGTCGCCGCGCTGCCGCTCAGCGAGGACGTGGCCGGCAACGCGTCGTCGGGGCTGTTCTCGCTCTCCCACCCCGACCACCCCTGGTCCCGCGGCGTCGCCGCGCTCGCGGCGAGGCTGACCGCCACCCGATGA
- a CDS encoding ATP-binding protein gives MSESPDSAALADRLRRRAERERVARQEAERLLEDKSRELWEANRRLAAQADGLEREVAERTEELRRALDRAEELSQAKSRFLAMMSHEIRTPLHGVLGVADMLGQSPLDPHQREYVDLIRSSGSHLLTLVNDILDLSKVEAGQLTLEVRTFDLHAELTTAVGSFATSAEQRGLELSLDLAPGVPQWVVGDSARLRQVLWNLVSNALKFTPEGGVRVRAWVPESGPNDPAPSPLTASVRLQVSDTGIGLPDHAGDFLFQPFGQADEGTSRVYGGTGLGLAIVRQLVELMGGTVAWSSAPGAGTTFTLTVPLRLTDPPVPVATPMSCESCLLPNRLRVLVVDDVEVNRLVASRQVERLGHEVDLAEGGLDGVRQATSRDYDVVLMDVRMPDLDGLSATRQIRAHESGHRAYVIALTAGAYAADEEACREAGMDAFLAKPFRIDDLRAMLCARCLVKDPDTTATHGSDA, from the coding sequence GTGAGCGAGTCGCCGGACTCCGCCGCGCTCGCGGACCGGCTGCGACGTCGAGCCGAGCGGGAGCGGGTGGCCCGCCAGGAGGCGGAGCGGCTGCTGGAGGACAAGAGCCGCGAGCTGTGGGAGGCCAACCGCCGGCTGGCCGCCCAGGCCGACGGGCTCGAGCGCGAGGTGGCCGAGCGGACCGAGGAGCTGCGCAGGGCGCTGGACCGGGCCGAGGAGCTCAGCCAGGCGAAGTCCCGGTTCCTGGCGATGATGAGTCACGAGATCCGCACACCCCTGCACGGGGTCCTGGGGGTCGCCGACATGCTCGGGCAGTCCCCGCTCGACCCGCACCAGCGGGAGTACGTCGACCTGATCCGCAGCAGCGGCAGTCACCTGCTCACCCTGGTCAACGACATCCTGGACCTCAGCAAGGTCGAGGCCGGCCAGCTCACCCTCGAGGTCCGGACGTTCGACCTGCACGCGGAGCTGACGACCGCCGTGGGGTCGTTCGCCACCTCCGCCGAGCAACGCGGGCTGGAGCTGTCCCTCGACCTGGCGCCCGGGGTCCCGCAGTGGGTGGTGGGCGACTCCGCCCGACTGCGCCAGGTGCTGTGGAACCTGGTGTCGAACGCCCTGAAGTTCACCCCGGAGGGCGGGGTTCGGGTCCGCGCGTGGGTGCCGGAGTCGGGGCCGAACGACCCGGCCCCCTCGCCGCTGACGGCATCGGTCCGGCTGCAGGTCTCCGACACCGGGATCGGGCTGCCCGACCACGCCGGTGACTTCCTGTTCCAGCCGTTCGGTCAGGCGGACGAGGGGACGAGCCGGGTCTACGGGGGCACCGGGCTCGGGCTGGCGATCGTCCGCCAGCTGGTCGAGCTGATGGGAGGGACGGTGGCCTGGTCCAGCGCGCCGGGCGCGGGGACCACCTTCACCCTCACCGTGCCGCTGCGCCTGACCGACCCTCCGGTCCCGGTCGCCACCCCGATGTCCTGCGAGTCCTGCCTGCTCCCCAACCGGCTGCGCGTCCTCGTCGTCGACGACGTCGAGGTGAACCGCCTGGTCGCCTCCCGGCAGGTCGAGCGGCTGGGCCACGAGGTGGACCTGGCCGAGGGCGGGCTCGACGGCGTGCGGCAGGCGACCTCCCGGGACTACGACGTGGTCCTGATGGACGTGCGGATGCCCGACCTGGACGGCCTGTCCGCCACCCGGCAGATCCGCGCCCACGAGTCCGGCCACCGCGCGTACGTCATCGCCCTGACCGCGGGCGCGTACGCTGCCGACGAGGAGGCCTGCCGCGAGGCAGGGATGGACGCCTTTCTCGCCAAACCGTTCCGGATCGACGACCTGCGGGCGATGCTCTGCGCCCGCTGCCTGGTCAAGGACCCCGACACCACGGCCACCCACGGGAGCGACGCATGA
- a CDS encoding heme NO-binding domain-containing protein: protein MKGVIFTEFLQMVETVQSPDLVDELIDSVDLPSGGAYTAVGTYDHAEIVALVTELSQRTGIPVPDLLSAFGEFLFGRFVELYPSFFEGQDDPMDFLSSIEDVIHAEVLKLYPDAQLPRIDAERHGDDELELVYRSPRRMGDVAEGLCRGALTHFGVTDTMTMRREDVEGDDPHVRFTLTR, encoded by the coding sequence GTGAAGGGTGTCATCTTCACCGAGTTCCTGCAGATGGTGGAGACGGTGCAGTCCCCCGACCTGGTGGACGAGCTGATCGACTCCGTCGACCTGCCCTCCGGTGGCGCGTACACGGCCGTGGGCACGTACGACCACGCCGAGATCGTGGCCCTGGTGACGGAGCTGTCGCAGCGCACCGGGATCCCCGTGCCCGACCTGCTGTCGGCCTTCGGGGAGTTCCTGTTCGGCCGCTTCGTCGAGCTCTACCCCTCGTTCTTCGAGGGCCAGGACGACCCGATGGACTTCCTGTCGTCCATCGAGGACGTCATCCACGCCGAGGTGCTCAAGCTCTACCCCGACGCCCAGCTTCCCCGGATCGACGCGGAGCGGCACGGCGACGACGAGCTGGAGCTGGTCTACCGCTCGCCGCGCCGGATGGGGGACGTCGCGGAGGGCCTGTGCCGGGGGGCGCTGACCCACTTCGGGGTGACGGACACGATGACCATGCGACGCGAGGACGTCGAGGGCGACGACCCGCACGTCCGGTTCACGCTGACCCGGTGA
- a CDS encoding AMP-binding protein: MRTEPAVDRLPGALGTSPPGTGLLPGADFVPAAELATHRQELWGRQREKVAATSPFLREAWAGVDPPERLDDLPLLPMVDKSALRADQREHGPFGRYLAAEPTVVARVHRTGGTTGEAMNLALSAADAAQTAIVGGRAQHASGLGPGHRVVHCLNYMLWMGGYTDHASLEATGATVVPFGVGGTELLVRTIRELAITAISCTPSYPAVLEQVVHDAFPGLRPRDLGLRLGLFGGEAGLDDSAFRARLERTWGFAVRNSNYGVTDVICNTAGQCTHQDDLHLVGLDVLHAELVDPDDGAVLPWEAGTTGELVLTHLARECQPLVRFRTGDVVVLTSTEPCACGRTAPRLRVVGRSDDMVVIRGVNVFPSSVTAVVNAVAHTSGEYRIRLVGPPPYDRLPLEVELSRDAGAGTADLAAAIAAEVGELAKRDLRVTAAVTVVAHGTLPRSEGKTRRVVREP, from the coding sequence GTGCGCACAGAGCCTGCCGTCGACCGGCTGCCCGGCGCCCTGGGTACGTCGCCGCCGGGCACCGGGCTGCTCCCCGGTGCCGACTTCGTCCCGGCCGCCGAGCTCGCGACGCACCGGCAGGAACTGTGGGGCCGCCAGCGGGAGAAGGTGGCGGCGACGTCGCCGTTCCTGCGGGAGGCCTGGGCCGGGGTGGACCCGCCCGAGCGGCTGGACGACCTGCCGCTGCTGCCGATGGTGGACAAGTCCGCGCTGCGGGCGGACCAGCGCGAGCACGGCCCGTTCGGCCGCTACCTCGCCGCCGAGCCCACCGTGGTGGCCCGGGTGCACCGCACCGGCGGCACGACCGGCGAGGCCATGAACCTCGCCCTGTCCGCGGCGGACGCCGCCCAGACCGCGATCGTCGGCGGCCGGGCGCAGCACGCGTCCGGCCTCGGCCCCGGTCACCGGGTCGTGCACTGCCTCAACTACATGCTCTGGATGGGCGGCTACACCGACCATGCGTCGCTGGAGGCGACGGGGGCCACCGTGGTCCCCTTCGGCGTCGGGGGCACCGAGCTGCTGGTCCGCACCATCCGCGAGCTCGCCATCACCGCGATCTCCTGCACGCCGTCGTACCCCGCGGTCCTCGAGCAGGTCGTGCACGACGCGTTCCCCGGGCTGCGGCCGCGGGACCTCGGCCTGCGGCTGGGGCTCTTCGGCGGAGAGGCCGGGCTGGACGACTCCGCGTTCCGTGCCCGGCTCGAGCGGACCTGGGGCTTCGCCGTGCGCAACTCCAACTACGGAGTCACCGACGTCATCTGCAACACGGCCGGGCAGTGCACCCACCAGGACGACCTGCACCTGGTCGGGCTGGACGTGCTGCACGCCGAGCTGGTCGACCCCGACGACGGCGCGGTGCTGCCGTGGGAGGCCGGAACGACGGGGGAGCTGGTGCTGACCCACCTGGCCCGCGAGTGCCAGCCGCTGGTGCGATTCCGGACCGGCGACGTCGTCGTGCTCACGTCGACCGAGCCCTGCGCGTGCGGGCGCACGGCGCCGCGGCTGCGGGTCGTCGGGCGCAGCGACGACATGGTGGTGATCCGGGGGGTGAACGTGTTCCCGAGCTCCGTGACCGCGGTCGTCAACGCGGTGGCGCACACGTCGGGGGAGTACCGGATCCGGCTGGTGGGTCCGCCGCCATACGACCGGCTCCCGCTGGAGGTCGAGCTGTCACGTGACGCCGGCGCGGGCACGGCGGACCTGGCGGCGGCCATCGCCGCCGAGGTGGGGGAGCTGGCCAAGCGGGACCTGCGGGTCACCGCGGCCGTGACGGTGGTGGCGCACGGGACGCTGCCGCGCAGCGAGGGCAAGACCCGACGGGTGGTGCGTGAGCCATGA
- a CDS encoding enoyl-CoA hydratase/isomerase family protein, with translation MTESPAPVVLSERSGAVRTITLNRPERLNAITPQLVDALVAALTEADGDPETRAVVLTGAGRAFCAGDDLKDLDAQVGDEEQVRAYVETIQDVTRALLGSRLVVVAAVRGWAVGGGLEWVLNCDLVVWGDRARGFFPELGLGLFPTGAATLLLPRLVGLPRAARLLLLGERIDAERAERWGLASEVVPEDEVPARAARIAEAVAGLPPGRVADLKHALVRAPYADPAAAMAWETEATVRGFLDPDTPGRAAR, from the coding sequence ATGACGGAATCCCCGGCCCCGGTGGTGCTGTCGGAGCGGAGCGGCGCGGTGCGGACCATCACGCTCAACCGTCCGGAGCGGCTCAACGCCATCACCCCGCAGCTGGTCGACGCGCTCGTTGCCGCGCTGACCGAGGCGGACGGCGACCCGGAGACCCGCGCCGTCGTGCTCACCGGCGCCGGGCGAGCGTTCTGCGCGGGTGACGACCTGAAGGACCTCGACGCCCAGGTGGGCGACGAGGAGCAGGTGCGGGCCTACGTCGAGACGATCCAGGACGTCACCCGGGCACTGCTGGGGTCCCGGCTGGTGGTGGTGGCGGCGGTCCGCGGCTGGGCCGTCGGCGGCGGCCTGGAGTGGGTGCTCAACTGCGACCTGGTGGTCTGGGGCGACCGGGCCCGGGGGTTCTTCCCCGAGCTGGGGCTCGGGCTGTTCCCGACCGGCGCTGCCACGCTGCTGCTGCCGCGGCTGGTCGGCCTGCCCCGGGCGGCCCGGCTGCTCCTGCTCGGCGAGCGGATCGACGCGGAGCGGGCGGAGCGGTGGGGGCTGGCCAGCGAGGTCGTGCCCGAGGACGAGGTGCCGGCCCGCGCCGCGCGGATCGCCGAGGCGGTCGCCGGGCTGCCGCCGGGCCGGGTGGCGGACCTCAAGCACGCGCTGGTGCGTGCCCCGTACGCCGACCCCGCGGCGGCGATGGCGTGGGAGACCGAGGCGACGGTGCGCGGGTTCCTCGACCCGGACACGCCCGGCCGCGCCGCTCGCTGA
- a CDS encoding chloride channel protein, producing MVTESASTARPGLVPVAVTAVLSLPLGLGVLFLVQGGIAAVWERSEDQPLPAWYVLAVPVVAALLVYAVRRLLGDDGHSPLGGIKVAALTPQQYVNVILAILLTLLGGLVLGPEVAMVSTGGVTGVVVARLAHSEATEKLAMVGALAALLALFVAPVLTGSVAVEPAQQTLTWSGLLVAVPAAAAATLAVQLSRAGGWLLLRAAGAGPSLWALVLTALVVGGAALAMRAATGADVMFVVTSGEGQIRALAQETSVATVLAVLVAKVVAYGFSLGAGFRGGPFFPAMFVGAAAGIATALAIPGGLPVGAAAVTGVVAATVATAPMGWRTVVILGAVIGFAFGSWPLVPVALVGAVIARLLPRWGDLPATSDAPASPGGTDDPGSGSPAGPAGPTTAKGTG from the coding sequence GTGGTGACTGAGTCTGCGTCGACAGCCCGGCCGGGGCTGGTCCCGGTCGCAGTGACGGCCGTGCTGTCGCTGCCGCTGGGGCTGGGCGTGCTGTTCCTGGTCCAGGGCGGCATCGCCGCGGTCTGGGAGCGTTCCGAGGACCAGCCCCTCCCGGCCTGGTACGTCCTGGCCGTCCCCGTGGTGGCGGCGCTGCTCGTCTACGCCGTCCGCCGGCTACTGGGTGACGACGGGCACTCGCCGCTGGGGGGCATCAAGGTCGCGGCGCTGACGCCCCAGCAGTACGTCAACGTGATCCTGGCCATCCTGCTCACCCTCCTCGGCGGCCTCGTCCTGGGCCCCGAGGTCGCGATGGTCTCCACGGGCGGGGTGACCGGGGTCGTGGTCGCGCGGCTGGCCCACAGCGAGGCCACCGAGAAGCTGGCCATGGTGGGCGCGCTCGCCGCCCTGCTCGCGCTGTTCGTCGCCCCCGTGCTGACCGGGTCGGTGGCCGTGGAGCCCGCCCAGCAGACCCTGACCTGGTCCGGCCTGCTGGTGGCCGTACCGGCGGCGGCCGCCGCGACCCTCGCGGTCCAGCTGTCCCGCGCGGGCGGCTGGCTGCTGCTGCGGGCCGCCGGGGCCGGGCCGAGCCTGTGGGCGCTGGTCCTGACCGCGCTCGTCGTCGGCGGCGCCGCGCTGGCGATGCGGGCCGCCACCGGGGCCGACGTGATGTTCGTGGTCACCTCCGGGGAGGGCCAGATCCGCGCGCTCGCGCAGGAGACGTCGGTGGCGACCGTGCTCGCCGTGCTCGTCGCCAAGGTCGTGGCGTACGGCTTCTCGCTGGGTGCGGGGTTCCGCGGCGGCCCCTTCTTCCCGGCCATGTTCGTGGGGGCGGCGGCCGGGATCGCCACCGCGCTGGCGATCCCCGGCGGCCTGCCCGTGGGCGCCGCCGCGGTGACCGGCGTCGTGGCGGCCACGGTCGCGACCGCCCCGATGGGGTGGCGCACCGTGGTGATCCTGGGCGCGGTGATCGGCTTCGCGTTCGGCTCGTGGCCGCTGGTGCCGGTCGCGCTGGTCGGGGCGGTGATCGCCCGGCTTCTGCCCCGGTGGGGCGACCTCCCAGCGACGTCCGACGCGCCGGCCTCACCGGGCGGCACCGACGACCCCGGCTCCGGGTCCCCGGCGGGACCGGCCGGGCCGACCACCGCGAAGGGCACCGGATGA
- the scpB gene encoding methylmalonyl-CoA decarboxylase, with amino-acid sequence MSLVRTERDGAVAVLTMTNGARLNALGSALIADLLAALDGAEEDGVRALVLRAEPGVTTWSAGHDIEELPTDGRDPLMWTNPLEMLLRRVRDVPYAVIAAVEGGVWGGACDLAITCDLVVAVRTATFAITPAKLGVPYNTAGVAHFLGALPLHRVKEMFFTGNPITADTAYQFGLVNRLVGDEVEMAGEALALARVVAERAPLVIRSTKAEFTALTDASPMTAEIFERLTSLRRDAWRSEDFQEGIRAFHERRAPRFTGR; translated from the coding sequence ATGAGCCTGGTCCGTACCGAGCGCGACGGGGCCGTCGCCGTCCTCACGATGACGAACGGGGCCCGGCTCAACGCGCTCGGCTCCGCGCTGATCGCCGACCTCCTCGCCGCCCTCGACGGCGCCGAGGAGGACGGCGTGCGGGCCCTCGTCCTTCGTGCCGAGCCGGGCGTGACGACCTGGTCGGCCGGTCATGACATCGAGGAGCTGCCCACCGACGGCCGCGACCCGCTGATGTGGACCAACCCGCTGGAGATGCTGCTGCGCCGGGTGCGGGACGTCCCGTACGCCGTGATCGCCGCCGTCGAGGGCGGCGTGTGGGGCGGCGCGTGCGATCTGGCCATCACCTGCGACCTGGTCGTGGCCGTGCGTACCGCCACCTTCGCGATCACCCCGGCCAAGCTCGGGGTCCCGTACAACACCGCCGGCGTCGCCCACTTCCTCGGCGCGCTTCCGCTGCACCGGGTGAAGGAGATGTTCTTCACCGGGAACCCGATCACGGCGGACACCGCGTACCAGTTCGGGCTGGTCAACCGCCTCGTCGGGGACGAGGTGGAGATGGCGGGGGAGGCGCTCGCGCTCGCGCGGGTGGTCGCCGAGCGGGCGCCGCTGGTCATTCGCAGCACGAAGGCGGAGTTCACGGCCCTGACCGACGCCAGCCCGATGACGGCGGAGATCTTCGAGCGGCTGACGTCGCTGCGGCGGGACGCCTGGCGCAGCGAGGACTTCCAGGAGGGGATCCGCGCGTTCCACGAGCGCCGCGCCCCCCGCTTCACCGGCCGCTGA